A genomic window from Carassius auratus strain Wakin chromosome 45, ASM336829v1, whole genome shotgun sequence includes:
- the LOC113063081 gene encoding thrombospondin-1-like, which produces MKSAAIFLLLMLWSCESARVAEIRDDNSVFDLFELVQVPRKNHGVTLVKGDDPYSPAYKILNPDLIPPVPESAFRDLIDSIHAERGFLFLVNFKQFKHTRGSLLTVEKKDGSGPVFEIVSNGKANTLDIVFSTENKQQVVSIEEADLAVGHWKNITLFVQDDRVQFYVGCEEVNTAELDASIQTILTQETPGVASLRIGKGAVKDRFMGVLQNVRFVFGTTLEAILRNKGCHNSIMTDIITLDNPINGTRPAIRTDYTGHKTKDLQMICGFSCEDLAAMFKELKGLGVVVKELSNELRKVTEEKNMLMNRIDFYDGVCLHNGIVHKNKEEWTVDDCTECTCQNSATVCRKISCPLIPCANATVPDGECCPRCGTPSDSAEDGWSPWSEWTHCSVSCGRGIQQRGRSCDRINNNCEGTSVQTRDCYLQECDKRFKQDGSWSHWSPWSSCSVTCGAGVITRIRLCNSPTPQMEGKDCQGEGRQTERCEKSACPINGGWGPWSPWDTCSATCGGGVQNRKRLCNNPVPMYGGKDCVGEAKASQRCNKQACPIDGCLSNPCFEGAQCTSFPDGSWKCGKCPTGYSGNGINCKDIDECKEVPDACFEFNGVHRCENTVPGYNCMPCPSRYTGPQPFGRGVEDAASKKQVCTPRNPCLDGSHDCNKNARCNYLGHFSDPMYRCECKPGFAGNGHICGEDTDLDGWPNADLVCVENATYQCKKDNCPDLPNSGQEDYDKDGIGDACDNDDDDDGVPDDRDNCPLIFNPRQYDYDRDDVGDRCDNCPYNSNPDQTDTDNNGEGDACAVDIDGDGILNENDNCPYLYNVDQKDTDLDGVGDQCDNCPLEHNPDQLDSDSDRVGDKCDSNQDIDEDGHQNNMDNCPYIPNSNQADHDKDGKGDACDYDDDNDGIPDDKDNCRLVPNSDQLDSDGDGRGDVCKDDFDQDNVLDIYDVCPENFDISETDFRKFQMVPLDPKGTSQIDPNWVVRHQGKELVQTVNCDPGIAVGFDEFNSVDFSGTFFINTERDDDYAGFVFGYQSSSRFYVVMWKQITQTYWSSTPTKAQGYSGLSIKVVNSTTGPGEHLRNALWHTGDTPGQVRTLWHDPKNVGWKDFTAYRWHLTHRPRTGHIRVVMYEGKKIMADSGRIYDKTYAGGRLGLFVFSQEMVYFSDLKYECRDV; this is translated from the exons ATGAAGTCAGCTGCAATCTTTTTGCTTCTGATGCTGTGGAGCTGCGAGAGCGCGAGAGTCGCAG AAATTCGAGACGACAACAGTGTTTTCGATCTGTTTGAGCTCGTCCAAGTGCCGAGGAAAAACCACGGGGTGACTCTGGTGAAAGGCGACGACCCATACAGCCCCGCCTACAAGATCCTGAACCCCGACCTGATCCCCCCGGTCCCCGAGAGCGCCTTCAGGGACCTAATCGATTCCATTCACGCGGAGAGAGGATTTCTGTTCCTGGTCAATTTCAAGCAGTTCAAACACACCAGGGGAAGCCTTTTGACCGTGGAGAAGAAAGATGGCTCCGGACCCGTATTCGAAATCGTTTCCAACGGGAAAGCCAACACTCTGGACATCGTTTTTTCCACTGAAAACAAGCAACAGGTCGTGTCCATCGAGGAAGCGGATTTGGCGGTGGGACATTGGAAAAACATCACGCTTTTCGTGCAGGACGACAGGGTTCAGTTCTATGTGGGATGTGAGGAGGTGAATACAGCGGAGCTCGATGCTTCTATCCAGACTATCCTCACTCAGGAGACCCCAGGCGTGGCGAGCCTGAGGATTGGCAAGGGCGCAGTGAAGGACAGGTTCATG ggGGTGCTTCAAAACGTGCGCTTTGTGTTCGGAACTACACTTGAAGCAATTCTGAGGAATAAAGGATGCCATAACT CAATTATGACTGATATCATCACCCTTGACAATCCCATAAATGGAACCAGACCTGCAATCAGGACTGATTACACTGGCCACAAAACAAAAG ATCTGCAGATGATTTGTGGCTTTTCATGCGAGGACCTAGCTGCCATGTTCAAGGAACTAAAAGGTCTTGGTGTGGTGGTGAAAGAGCTGTCCAATGAACTCCGCAAAGTG ACAGAAGAGAAAAACATGCTCATGAATCGCATTGACTTTTATGATGGTGTCTGTCTTCACAATGGAATTGTGCACAAAAACAAGGAAGAATGGACAGTGGATGATTGCACAGAGTGCACTTGCCAG AACTCTGCAACAGTGTGCCGCAAGATTTCATGTCCCCTAATACCATGCGCAAATGCCACAGTGCCTGATGGGGAGTGCTGCCCTCGATGTGGAACCC CGAGCGACTCCGCTGAGGATGGCTGGTCCCCCTGGTCTGAATGGACCCATTGTTCTGTGTCCTGTGGAAGGGGCATTCAGCAGCGTGGCCGCTCCTGTGACCGCATCAATAACAACTGTGAGGGCACGTCAGTGCAGACGAGAGACTGCTACCTTCAGGAGTGTGACAAGCGCT TTAAGCAAGATGGCAGCTGGAGTCACTGGTCACCTTGGTCTTCCTGCTCAGTGACGTGTGGTGCTGGCGTTATCACACGCATCCGTCTCTGCAACTCCCCAACACCTCAAATGGAAGGCAAAGATTGCCAGGGTGAAGGTCGGCAAACTGAGAGGTGTGAGAAATCAGCATGTCCGA TCAATGGTGGCTGGGGACCATGGTCACCCTGGGATACTTGCTCTGCCACCTGTGGTGGTGGCGTCCAAAACCGTAAACGTCTTTGCAATAATCCCGTACCCATGTATGGCGGCAAAGACTGTGTGGGAGAAGCAAAGGCCAGCCAGCGTTGCAACAAACAAGCCTGTCCAATTG ATGGATGCCTTTCAAATCCATGCTTTGAAGGAGCCCAGTGTACAAGCTTCCCAGATGGCTCTTGGAAATGTGGAAAATGCCCCACAGGATATTCTGGCAATGGAATCAACTGCAAGGATATCGATGAG TGTAAGGAGGTCCCTGATGCCTGCTTTGAATTTAATGGAGTCCATAGATGTGAGAACACCGTGCCAGGCTACAACTGCATGCCGTGCCCCTCTCGCTACACCGGCCCACAGCCGTTTGGTCGAGGAGTGGAGGACGCTGCTTCCAAGAAACAG GTGTGCACGCCTCGCAATCCCTGCCTCGATGGAAGCCACGACTGCAATAAGAACGCTCGCTGCAACTACCTGGGCCATTTCTCAGACCCCATGTACCGCTGTGAGTGCAAACCTGGCTTTGCTGGAAATGGACACATCTGTGGAGAGGACACTGATCTTGATGGCTGGCCTAATGCTGATCTTGTGTGTGTCGAGAACGCAACCTATCAATGCAAGAAG GACAACTGCCCCGATCTTCCCAATTCTGGGCAAGAGGACTATGACAAAGATGGAATTGGTGATGCTTGTGATAATGATGACGACGACGATGGCGTTCCTGATGACAGG GACAACTGCCCACTCATCTTCAACCCAAGACAGTATGACTATGATCGCGATGACGTGGGAGACCGCTGCGATAACTGTCCATACAACAGCAACCCAGACCAGACTGACACTGACAACAATGGTGAAGGTGACGCCTGTGCTGTGGACATTGATGGAGATG GTATTTTGAATGAGAACGACAACTGCCCATATCTGTACAACGTCGACCAGAAAGACACCGATCTCGATGGAGTTGGTGACCAGTGTGACAACTGCCCTCTGGAACACAACCCAGACCAG CTTGACTCCGATTCTGACCGTGTCGGAGACAAATGTGACAGCAACCAGGATATCGATGAGGACGGTCACCAAAACAACATGGACAACTGCCCATACATCCCTAATTCTAACCAGGCTGATCACGACAAGGATGGGAAAGGAGATGCTTGCGactatgatgatgataatgatggcATCCCTGATGACAAAGACAACTGCAGATTGGTTCCCAATTCAGATCAACTGGATTCTGATG GCGATGGACGTGGTGATGTCTGTAAAGATGACTTTGACCAAGACAATGTCCTAGATATCTATGATGTCTGTCCAGAGAACTTTGACATCAGTGAAACCGACTTCCGTAAATTCCAGATGGTTCCTCTTGATCCCAAGGGCACTTCTCAGATCGACCCCAACTGGGTGGTTCGGCACCAAGGAAAAGAACTGGTTCAGACAGTCAACTGCGACCCCGGCATTGCTGTTG GTTTTGATGAGTTTAATTCAGTCGACTTCAGCGGGACATTCTTCATCAACACGGAGAGGGATGATGACTACGCCGGCTTCGTTTTCGGATACCAGTCCAGCTCTCGCTTCTACGTGGTCATGTGGAAGCAGATCACACAGACCTACTGGTCCAGCACACCTACGAAGGCCCAGGGTTACTCAGGGCTGTCAATCAAAGTGGTTAACTCCACCACAGGGCCGGGCGAGCATCTGAGGAATGCCCTCTGGCACACCGGAGACACTCCAGGACAG GTGCGCACACTGTGGCATGACCCAAAGAATGTGGGATGGAAAGACTTCACTGCTTACAGATGGCACTTGACTCATAGACCAAGAACTGGGCACATAAG agtGGTCATGTATGAAGGTAAAAAGATCATGGCAGATTCTGGAAGAATTTATGACAAAACATACGCAGGTGGAAGACTGGGTCTCTTTGTCTTCTCACAAGAGATGGTGTACTTCTCAGACCTCAAATATGAATGCAGAG ATGTGTAA